A window from Candidatus Methylomirabilota bacterium encodes these proteins:
- a CDS encoding aspartate dehydrogenase: MDKPRNVGVVGLGVIGRAVCRALDTGIAGLRLAGGLARDRGRAEAFLAGLGGQPPFLPLDDLIAAADVVLEASTQAHLEEIAPKALGAGRDLIVLSCGGLLGHPEWIALAEANGGRIYVPSGAIAGLDGVKGARVGAVTSVTMETRKPPRGLAGAPWIEQQKIDLEAITAETLIFEGPATQACRAFPANVNVVAALSLAGIGPDRTRIRIYAVPGLTRNTHRVTIEGEFGRLAVEIANVPSENPRTGKLSALSTIALLRDLAAPLRVGT; the protein is encoded by the coding sequence GTGGACAAACCGCGAAACGTCGGCGTCGTGGGGCTCGGTGTCATCGGGCGTGCCGTGTGCCGCGCGCTGGACACCGGGATCGCCGGCCTCCGGCTCGCGGGCGGGCTCGCCCGCGACCGCGGTCGCGCCGAAGCCTTCCTGGCCGGGTTGGGCGGCCAGCCGCCGTTCCTGCCGCTCGACGATCTCATCGCCGCGGCCGACGTCGTGCTCGAAGCCTCCACCCAGGCGCACCTCGAGGAGATCGCCCCCAAAGCGCTGGGCGCCGGCCGCGATCTGATTGTGCTCTCCTGCGGCGGTCTGCTCGGTCACCCCGAGTGGATCGCCCTGGCCGAAGCCAACGGCGGTCGGATCTACGTGCCCTCGGGCGCCATCGCCGGCCTCGACGGGGTCAAAGGAGCCCGGGTCGGCGCGGTGACGTCGGTGACGATGGAGACCCGCAAGCCCCCACGTGGGCTGGCCGGCGCGCCCTGGATCGAGCAACAGAAGATCGATCTCGAGGCCATCACCGCCGAGACGCTCATCTTCGAGGGGCCGGCCACGCAGGCGTGCCGCGCCTTCCCGGCCAACGTCAACGTCGTGGCCGCGCTCTCTCTCGCCGGGATCGGCCCGGACAGAACACGGATCCGGATCTACGCCGTCCCCGGCCTGACCCGGAACACCCACCGCGTGACCATCGAGGGCGAGTTCGGCCGCCTGGCCGTCGAGATCGCGAACGTTCCCTCGGAGAATCCCCGAACCGGCAAGCTCTCCGCACTCTCCACGATCGCCCTCCTCCGCGACCTCGCCGCCCCCCTCCGCGTCGGCACATAG